One genomic segment of Acinetobacter oleivorans DR1 includes these proteins:
- a CDS encoding low molecular weight protein-tyrosine-phosphatase, with translation METQYKVLCVCLGNICRSPTAEVVFRHYCDAHQLNVIVDSAGTSNYHPNKAPDQRSQLHAKKRGYDLSSLRARQLSTQDFLEFDLILAMDHQNFDDIHDMLQSAVSQFGTHQIRAKVALMSEHDPQYLQQALPDPYYGGADGFERVLDQCESSSLAWVNILKKQLNV, from the coding sequence ATGGAAACACAATATAAGGTGTTATGCGTCTGTTTAGGAAACATTTGCCGTTCTCCCACGGCTGAAGTGGTTTTCAGACATTATTGTGATGCACATCAACTTAATGTCATTGTCGATTCAGCTGGAACGAGTAATTATCATCCAAATAAAGCACCTGATCAGCGTAGTCAGTTGCACGCTAAAAAAAGAGGTTATGACTTGTCGTCTTTACGTGCAAGGCAGCTTTCAACACAAGACTTTTTAGAGTTTGATTTGATTTTGGCAATGGATCACCAAAACTTTGATGATATTCATGACATGCTACAAAGTGCGGTTTCTCAGTTTGGTACTCATCAAATTCGTGCAAAAGTAGCTTTAATGAGTGAGCATGATCCTCAATATCTACAACAAGCTTTACCTGATCCTTATTATGGTGGTGCTGATGGCTTCGAGCGCGTACTTGACCAATGCGAGTCTAGTAGTTTGGCGTGGGTTAATATTTTAAAAAAACAATTGAATGTTTAA
- a CDS encoding iron-containing alcohol dehydrogenase has translation MSHFQFQTVPNIISGLGSIQELQNVLSSKAYRKLLLVTDAGMVKNQLHLPILQILDNLNIEYVIYADVQADPPEQVVLDAANYAKQQNVDAIIGFGGGSSLDVAKVIALLAHPDQTQSLQEMYGVNQVTTARLPLILIPTTAGTGSEVTPISIVTTGETTKMGIVSPILYADIAILDATFTQNLPAHITAATGIDAMVHAIEAYTSKHKKNIYTDILAKYALKLLNHNLPKVLKDGNDLEARQNMLFGSMLAGQAFANSPVAAVHALAYPLGGHFHLSHGHTNALVLVEVLKFNAPNAKKYYAELMQWLDPYSNGSTDGLCDLFIDHMQNHLDRSGLTLKLRDLGIDESSLPRLAQDAMLQTRLLQNNPRDMTEAAALAIYQAIH, from the coding sequence ATGAGCCATTTTCAATTTCAAACCGTTCCAAATATCATCTCTGGCTTAGGCTCTATACAAGAATTACAAAATGTTTTGTCTTCAAAAGCTTACCGTAAGCTATTGCTAGTCACAGATGCAGGTATGGTCAAAAATCAATTGCACCTGCCAATTCTTCAAATTTTAGATAACCTCAACATTGAATATGTCATTTATGCAGATGTTCAGGCTGACCCACCAGAACAAGTTGTTTTAGATGCAGCCAATTATGCAAAACAGCAAAATGTAGATGCCATCATTGGTTTTGGTGGAGGCAGTTCTTTAGATGTTGCAAAAGTTATTGCTTTACTCGCCCACCCTGACCAAACTCAAAGTTTGCAAGAGATGTACGGCGTAAACCAAGTAACCACTGCTCGCCTACCACTTATTTTGATTCCAACGACAGCTGGTACAGGTTCTGAAGTAACGCCTATTTCAATTGTGACTACTGGCGAGACAACAAAAATGGGGATTGTCTCTCCAATACTGTACGCCGATATAGCAATTCTTGATGCTACTTTTACTCAAAACCTTCCAGCACATATTACCGCTGCAACAGGTATCGATGCGATGGTACATGCTATTGAGGCATATACCTCTAAACACAAGAAGAATATATACACCGATATTTTAGCTAAGTATGCTTTGAAGTTGTTAAATCATAACTTACCGAAAGTTCTTAAAGATGGTAATGATTTAGAAGCACGTCAGAACATGCTGTTCGGCTCAATGCTCGCAGGTCAAGCGTTTGCAAACTCACCTGTTGCCGCTGTACATGCTTTAGCTTACCCACTGGGCGGTCATTTTCATTTGTCACATGGACATACCAATGCCTTAGTGTTGGTTGAAGTATTAAAATTTAATGCGCCCAATGCAAAAAAATACTATGCAGAGCTTATGCAATGGCTCGATCCATATAGCAATGGGAGCACTGATGGCTTGTGTGATCTGTTTATTGACCATATGCAGAACCACTTGGACCGTAGTGGTTTAACTTTAAAACTTAGAGATTTGGGTATTGATGAGTCGAGCTTACCTCGGCTTGCACAAGATGCCATGTTACAAACTCGCTTGCTACAAAATAACCCACGTGACATGACAGAAGCCGCTGCTTTAGCAATTTATCAGGCGATTCATTAA
- the murB gene encoding UDP-N-acetylmuramate dehydrogenase, with protein MQIQNQVQLKPFNTLSLDATASHYTKVGNIQDIEEALDFAKQHHLNVLVLSGGSNMLLPQQINALVIHLDIQGIEVLSEDHDFVRVKVGAGQVWHDFVLYSTQQNWFGLQNLALIPGLVGASPVQNIGAYGVEVGEFIESVQVYDRKLKETQTILAAECHFAYRHSIFKDDPNRYIITHVTFKLLKQLHLKLNYGDLKQAVGDNQTAENLQNQVIHIRQSKLPDPKEYPNVGSFFKNPIVNSQEFERLITQFSTIPHYPQASGNVKIAAGWLIDQAGWKGKQLDMVGMFHKQALVLVNYANASLTDVKKTYQAVQHDVDQRFHIMLEPEPVLYNSLGLIENHTE; from the coding sequence ATGCAAATTCAAAATCAGGTACAGCTTAAGCCATTCAATACATTAAGTTTAGATGCAACAGCTTCACATTACACAAAAGTCGGTAATATTCAGGATATTGAAGAAGCTTTGGATTTTGCTAAGCAGCATCATTTAAATGTACTTGTGTTATCGGGCGGTAGTAACATGTTGTTGCCGCAGCAGATCAATGCTTTAGTGATTCATCTTGATATTCAAGGAATTGAAGTATTATCTGAAGATCATGATTTCGTTCGGGTTAAAGTAGGTGCAGGTCAAGTCTGGCACGATTTTGTTTTATATAGCACTCAGCAAAATTGGTTTGGTTTGCAGAATCTAGCGCTTATTCCAGGCTTAGTAGGTGCGTCACCTGTACAAAACATTGGTGCTTATGGTGTTGAGGTTGGTGAGTTTATTGAGTCGGTACAAGTGTATGACCGTAAATTGAAAGAAACTCAGACAATTTTAGCAGCCGAATGCCATTTTGCTTACCGTCATAGTATTTTTAAAGATGATCCGAACCGTTACATCATCACGCATGTCACTTTTAAATTACTTAAACAGCTACATTTAAAACTTAACTATGGTGATTTGAAGCAAGCAGTGGGAGACAATCAGACTGCTGAGAACTTACAAAATCAAGTGATCCATATTCGCCAAAGTAAACTCCCTGATCCAAAAGAGTATCCAAATGTAGGTAGTTTCTTTAAAAATCCGATTGTTAATTCTCAAGAATTTGAACGTCTAATCACACAATTCTCAACAATTCCACATTATCCTCAAGCCAGTGGAAACGTTAAAATTGCAGCAGGATGGTTAATTGATCAGGCGGGTTGGAAAGGGAAGCAACTCGATATGGTGGGGATGTTTCATAAACAGGCATTAGTTTTGGTGAATTATGCCAATGCATCTCTTACTGATGTAAAGAAAACTTATCAGGCTGTACAACATGATGTTGATCAGCGTTTCCATATTATGTTAGAACCAGAGCCTGTGCTTTATAACAGTTTAGGTTTAATTGAAAATCATACGGAATAG
- a CDS encoding DUF4882 family protein, which produces MKKIILATIMSFGGVGSTFAECTYNFDATLTQLQSLGNPSIQKFPTITGNNFSYKTSQQSPIYSAYSQDYLSRFLAANDSSAMLYTRGDKVIPTSGIVAFEYKIKVPTLGNTGYVNIFPALAAGIMQNGKAVNFIVAYQHGPTVNNFYIKTTSNDSAVVSDLFNLAPESTSDGYQKIGIYINQNSNQVGLVFNGVNKGYFATFPSKLDNLYFSLTSNFYDLAATDANKDVSIEFLIDQSKITQTYPTGTKDICGVAL; this is translated from the coding sequence GTGAAAAAGATAATACTAGCGACAATAATGAGCTTTGGTGGAGTAGGGAGTACTTTTGCAGAATGTACTTATAACTTTGATGCGACACTAACTCAATTGCAATCTTTAGGTAATCCTTCTATTCAGAAGTTTCCAACTATTACAGGAAATAATTTTTCTTATAAGACATCTCAGCAAAGTCCCATTTATTCGGCTTATAGTCAAGATTACCTTTCACGATTTCTAGCAGCAAATGATTCATCTGCTATGTTATACACCAGAGGGGATAAAGTAATACCAACTTCTGGAATTGTAGCGTTTGAATATAAAATTAAAGTTCCTACGTTAGGTAATACAGGGTATGTAAATATTTTCCCAGCTCTAGCAGCAGGTATTATGCAGAATGGTAAAGCTGTGAATTTTATAGTTGCGTACCAACATGGGCCTACGGTTAATAACTTTTATATTAAAACGACTTCAAATGATAGCGCGGTAGTTTCTGATCTTTTTAACTTAGCTCCGGAAAGTACTTCCGATGGCTACCAAAAAATTGGTATCTATATTAATCAGAACTCTAATCAAGTTGGTTTAGTTTTTAATGGGGTTAACAAAGGATATTTTGCTACTTTCCCATCCAAACTAGATAACTTGTATTTTTCATTAACCTCTAATTTTTATGATTTAGCAGCAACTGATGCGAATAAAGATGTTTCGATTGAGTTTCTAATTGATCAATCAAAAATTACACAAACTTATCCTACTGGCACCAAAGATATTTGTGGAGTAGCTTTGTAA
- a CDS encoding YcgJ family protein, whose amino-acid sequence MLSSAVMAKTSSSVYSPKKGVICDKYICADKKGISKKLTAKYLGTHKANRAFSQGDFDTSAFTLSNGVFCDTKTKLCHVDRYFENGHRSKIDRTMTDKLFKNK is encoded by the coding sequence ATGCTGAGCTCCGCAGTAATGGCTAAAACTAGCTCTAGCGTCTATTCACCTAAAAAAGGTGTAATTTGTGATAAATATATTTGTGCTGACAAGAAGGGTATATCTAAAAAACTTACAGCCAAATACTTAGGAACTCATAAAGCCAACAGAGCATTCTCTCAAGGCGATTTTGATACTTCAGCATTTACACTCTCAAATGGTGTGTTCTGTGATACCAAGACAAAACTATGCCATGTCGATCGATATTTTGAGAATGGGCACCGTAGCAAGATTGATAGAACTATGACTGATAAACTTTTTAAAAATAAATGA
- a CDS encoding tautomerase family protein — translation MPFINIQTIEGLLDKDSKAELFKRITDLFVEIEGKGNPAFQEHVWIRIDEHPPEQWQLGSLRPTKEMIELISTVK, via the coding sequence ATGCCATTTATAAATATACAAACTATAGAGGGTTTACTAGATAAAGATAGTAAAGCCGAGCTTTTTAAACGAATAACAGATTTATTTGTAGAGATAGAAGGAAAGGGAAATCCAGCTTTTCAAGAGCATGTCTGGATTCGAATTGATGAACATCCACCTGAACAGTGGCAATTAGGTAGCTTAAGGCCAACGAAGGAAATGATTGAGTTAATTAGTACAGTTAAATGA
- the cpaB gene encoding metalloprotease secretion chaperone CpaB, with protein MKKNKLLIGTAIACVALAVLIWFAFSQQSSSALTSPLESRQESGPKVADRQNEFARQNMLNLSPSEKEKLSQQQIVFNEIEKDQLPSNVNFPLLKNAKGMIIKYDPNVIELKKVGDTVKFQMLEYSINRTGKIVEIEPVDQDIVRWTGKFDQGDPNQNFFTITQSQKDHYTIMQIFTEKGNYSAEIKDGVGLVQTMDEGVTDQELHHDHP; from the coding sequence ATGAAGAAAAATAAATTGTTAATAGGAACTGCTATCGCTTGTGTGGCGTTAGCAGTTTTAATCTGGTTTGCTTTTTCACAGCAAAGCTCTTCTGCTTTAACGTCGCCTTTAGAAAGTCGACAAGAGTCTGGGCCAAAAGTGGCAGATCGTCAGAATGAATTTGCTCGTCAAAATATGCTGAATTTGAGTCCATCAGAAAAGGAAAAGTTGTCTCAGCAACAGATTGTTTTTAATGAAATAGAAAAAGATCAGCTTCCTTCTAATGTTAATTTTCCGCTACTTAAAAATGCTAAAGGTATGATCATTAAATATGATCCAAATGTGATTGAACTTAAAAAAGTGGGTGACACTGTTAAGTTTCAAATGTTGGAATATAGCATTAATCGCACAGGGAAAATTGTAGAGATCGAACCTGTTGACCAAGATATTGTTCGGTGGACTGGAAAATTTGATCAGGGCGATCCAAATCAGAATTTCTTTACCATTACTCAAAGTCAAAAAGACCATTATACGATCATGCAGATTTTTACTGAGAAAGGAAATTATTCGGCTGAAATTAAGGATGGTGTAGGGCTGGTCCAAACCATGGATGAAGGTGTAACTGATCAAGAGCTACATCATGATCATCCTTAG
- a CDS encoding acyl-CoA thioesterase, producing the protein MTKPVLKTRDQFKFFLDIQTRWADNDIYGHVNNVTYYSYFDTAANALLIQKTGFDIHEAKSIGLVVDSACSFLQELSFPEIIQVGVAIGKIGTTSLRYELAIFKQGQDQASAQGHFVHVFVDRETRKTVPISESVREALKSYLL; encoded by the coding sequence ATGACTAAACCCGTTTTAAAAACCCGAGATCAATTTAAGTTCTTTTTAGATATTCAAACGCGTTGGGCAGATAATGACATCTATGGTCATGTGAATAATGTGACTTACTATAGCTACTTCGATACAGCAGCCAATGCATTGCTCATTCAGAAAACAGGTTTTGATATTCATGAAGCAAAGTCAATTGGGTTAGTGGTTGATTCAGCTTGTAGCTTTTTACAAGAGTTATCATTTCCAGAAATTATTCAGGTAGGTGTGGCGATTGGTAAAATTGGTACGACTTCACTACGTTATGAATTGGCAATCTTTAAACAAGGTCAAGATCAAGCCTCAGCTCAAGGGCATTTTGTGCATGTGTTTGTTGATCGCGAAACGCGTAAGACTGTTCCAATTTCTGAGTCAGTTCGTGAAGCTTTAAAAAGTTATTTATTATAA
- a CDS encoding winged helix-turn-helix transcriptional regulator: MSNIIPDHRFSVDVCGIFKIAEILNDSWTILLLREAFYGVTKFNDFLENTGISKQILSNRLKHLIQLEIFELSIYKEVGVRERKEYLLTKKGKSLNIVLLAMLESGSNFIEADKDVVKVFKKNSDDQLKLKLVDSSNQVIDLNNLVLKLIPRRNKE; this comes from the coding sequence ATGTCAAATATTATTCCAGATCATAGATTTTCAGTAGATGTATGTGGAATCTTCAAAATTGCTGAGATATTGAACGATAGTTGGACGATCCTATTGTTGAGAGAAGCTTTTTACGGCGTAACGAAATTTAATGATTTTCTAGAAAATACAGGTATATCGAAGCAAATTTTATCTAATCGTCTAAAACACCTCATTCAATTAGAAATATTTGAACTATCAATTTATAAAGAAGTGGGTGTACGAGAACGTAAAGAATACTTACTCACCAAAAAAGGTAAAAGTCTAAATATTGTTTTGCTTGCCATGCTTGAATCTGGTAGTAATTTTATTGAAGCAGATAAAGATGTCGTGAAAGTTTTTAAGAAGAATTCAGATGATCAACTCAAATTAAAGCTTGTTGATTCATCTAATCAAGTCATAGATCTTAATAATCTGGTATTGAAACTCATTCCTCGCAGAAATAAGGAATAA
- a CDS encoding phosphocholine-specific phospholipase C, protein MITRRKFLNYSLNMGFGAAALAAFPSSIQKALAIPANNKTGTIQDVEHVIILMQENRSFDHYFGTLKGVRGFADRFTIPLPSGRRVWEQLRSNGQVLTPFHLDGTANNAQRADGTPHTWNDSQLAWDNGRMANWPAHKTDISMGYFKEKEIPYQFALANAFTICDAYHCSMHTGTDANRSYHLTGTNGATPTKRSFVNNEWDWIDGNPATADRGYTWKTYAERLEEAGVNWICYQNMPDEWGDNMLGAFRSFRKANIASGYPVASGGEPNKPYADTGQKLPYKAYDAATDNAKNPLYKGIANTLPGNKPEEYLDAFKRDIREGKLPQVSWINAPSIYCEHPDPSSPVQGAWFIQEIIDALTAVPEVWSKTALIINFDENDGYFDHVPSPSAPSRLKNGQYAGKSTLSSADMQDEYFDHAAPEGSHSQPTPDGRVYGPGPRVPLYVISPWSRGGWVNSQVFDHTSVLMFLEKRFGVKEPNISPYRRAVCGDLTSAFNFKTPNADVLPQLNGKQTRLQADELRENQEALPAVPVPTDIKLPIQQSGIRLSRALPYELHTSARCKADGKVQLIFSNTGHQAAVFHVYDKLNLDLIPKRYIVEPNKTLDDEWDALKDNLGRYDLWVLGPNGYHRHFKGDTQRIVDSGVKPEIRVCYDIANGDVYVELMNEGTKDALLTVKPCAYRQDAPLQFTVKAGQVVKQHWTLADVGHWYDFEITSQSDPYYYRRFAGRVETGEDSFSDPAMM, encoded by the coding sequence ATGATTACACGTCGTAAATTTTTAAATTATTCTTTAAATATGGGTTTTGGTGCAGCGGCATTGGCAGCGTTCCCATCTAGTATTCAAAAAGCTTTAGCAATACCTGCAAACAATAAAACTGGCACCATTCAGGATGTTGAACACGTTATTATTTTAATGCAGGAAAACCGATCTTTTGATCATTACTTTGGAACGTTAAAAGGTGTTCGAGGTTTTGCTGACCGTTTTACAATTCCTCTACCAAGTGGTCGCCGTGTCTGGGAGCAGCTTAGAAGTAATGGGCAAGTTTTAACGCCTTTTCACTTAGATGGTACAGCCAATAATGCGCAGCGTGCAGATGGTACGCCGCATACGTGGAATGACAGTCAGCTGGCTTGGGACAATGGGCGTATGGCGAATTGGCCAGCCCATAAAACTGATATATCCATGGGTTATTTTAAAGAAAAAGAAATTCCATATCAGTTTGCACTTGCGAACGCCTTTACGATTTGTGATGCCTACCATTGCTCTATGCACACTGGAACAGATGCAAACCGTTCTTATCATTTAACGGGTACAAATGGTGCAACACCGACCAAGCGTTCATTTGTAAACAATGAGTGGGACTGGATTGATGGTAATCCAGCTACGGCAGATCGCGGTTATACATGGAAGACTTATGCGGAGCGTTTAGAAGAAGCAGGGGTAAACTGGATTTGTTATCAAAATATGCCGGATGAATGGGGCGATAACATGCTTGGGGCATTTCGTTCATTTAGAAAGGCGAACATTGCTTCTGGTTATCCGGTTGCAAGTGGCGGCGAACCGAATAAACCTTATGCGGATACGGGTCAAAAACTACCGTATAAAGCCTATGATGCTGCAACGGATAATGCCAAAAATCCACTCTATAAAGGCATTGCAAATACATTGCCGGGCAATAAACCAGAAGAATATCTTGACGCTTTTAAACGCGACATTCGTGAAGGGAAGTTACCTCAAGTGTCTTGGATTAATGCACCATCAATTTATTGTGAACATCCTGATCCTTCAAGTCCTGTCCAAGGGGCATGGTTTATTCAAGAAATTATTGATGCTTTAACTGCTGTACCAGAGGTTTGGAGTAAAACAGCACTCATTATCAATTTCGATGAAAATGATGGTTACTTTGATCATGTACCGTCACCATCAGCACCATCTCGACTCAAAAATGGCCAATACGCTGGCAAATCGACATTAAGTAGTGCAGATATGCAGGATGAGTATTTTGACCACGCTGCGCCTGAAGGAAGTCATTCTCAGCCTACACCTGATGGACGAGTTTATGGTCCGGGTCCTCGTGTTCCGTTATATGTGATTTCACCATGGAGCCGTGGTGGTTGGGTGAACTCGCAAGTTTTTGACCATACGTCTGTGCTCATGTTTTTAGAAAAACGTTTCGGTGTAAAAGAGCCGAATATCAGTCCATACCGTCGTGCAGTGTGTGGTGATTTAACCAGTGCATTTAACTTTAAAACACCAAATGCAGATGTTTTACCGCAGCTCAACGGGAAACAGACACGTTTGCAGGCCGATGAGCTAAGAGAAAATCAAGAAGCTTTACCAGCTGTTCCTGTACCTACTGATATTAAGTTACCGATTCAGCAAAGTGGCATACGTCTGTCGCGTGCGCTACCTTACGAACTGCACACCAGCGCGCGCTGTAAAGCCGATGGTAAAGTGCAATTGATTTTCTCTAATACAGGTCATCAAGCGGCGGTTTTCCATGTGTATGACAAACTTAATCTAGACCTTATTCCAAAGCGTTATATTGTCGAGCCGAATAAAACTCTAGATGACGAATGGGATGCTTTAAAAGATAACTTGGGCCGTTACGACTTATGGGTACTTGGCCCAAATGGCTACCATCGTCATTTTAAAGGCGATACTCAACGTATTGTTGATAGTGGCGTTAAACCTGAAATTCGAGTGTGCTATGACATTGCTAACGGTGATGTTTACGTAGAACTCATGAATGAAGGAACCAAGGACGCACTTTTGACGGTAAAACCTTGTGCATATCGACAAGATGCGCCGTTACAATTTACCGTAAAAGCGGGGCAGGTTGTTAAGCAACACTGGACTTTGGCTGACGTGGGACATTGGTATGATTTTGAAATCACGAGTCAGAGTGATCCGTACTATTACCGACGTTTTGCGGGCCGAGTTGAAACGGGTGAAGATTCTTTTAGTGATCCTGCAATGATGTAA
- a CDS encoding DNA polymerase III subunit gamma/tau, whose product MYQVLARKYRPRNFNELVGQNHVSRALSSALERGRLHHAYLFTGTRGVGKTTIARILAKCLNCETGVTSTPCEVCATCKAVNEGRFIDLIEIDAASRTKVEDTRELLDNVPYAPTQGRFKVYLIDEVHMLSTHSFNALLKTLEEPPEHVKFLFATTDPQKLPITVISRCLQFTLRPLAVDEITRHLGAILEKEQINADQDAIWQIAESAQGSLRDALSLTDQAIAYGQGSVHHQDVKEMLGLIDRTIIYDLILAIHQNQREKVSQLLLQFRHQALDVSLVLDQLISTLHELAILQYLPDLSLKYSDEINRKIMQLSKLISAQDLQLYYQIACKGRSDLQLAVTQEQGFEMCVLRLLAFRPLAPNEILVSEPVQQNGQAVMNHQVQQQVQDIAPVSAVQPVEVISQPVMVEPEPEPEPEPEPEPEPEPEPEPEPEPEPEPEPEPEPEPEPEPEPQSNQDLMVFDPNHHELIGLESAVVHETVSVLEEDFIPLPEQKFVQVQAETQAKQIEPESAFSAEPQGLFETSSAEFSLDQDAPITPDLSSEPVIEQQSFVQAEVMVQTETVAVVKESSETDNGQLMPQDILKLAPQVLEGEWSLEKWEYWFRNSQLSPAVQELAQHGVMTGEIGGNTIFHIPQEYENMLTQLQQGLIDALNEQWPNTQFTVEYGALNTSTPYTIQSARKEKAFHRAAELLQQQPVIKSLIETFDGELQNIQLKP is encoded by the coding sequence ATGTATCAAGTACTTGCTAGAAAATACCGTCCACGTAATTTCAATGAGTTAGTGGGGCAAAACCATGTTTCTCGTGCATTAAGTAGTGCATTGGAACGCGGTCGTCTGCACCATGCTTATTTATTTACAGGAACGCGTGGTGTAGGTAAAACTACAATTGCACGTATTTTAGCCAAGTGTTTGAACTGCGAAACAGGTGTGACTTCAACGCCGTGTGAAGTCTGTGCAACGTGTAAAGCGGTAAATGAAGGTCGCTTTATTGACCTGATCGAAATCGATGCTGCTTCAAGAACAAAAGTAGAAGATACACGTGAACTTTTAGACAACGTTCCTTATGCGCCAACGCAAGGTCGTTTTAAAGTTTACCTGATTGACGAAGTGCATATGCTTTCTACGCATTCTTTTAATGCGTTATTAAAAACACTAGAAGAACCACCAGAACACGTTAAGTTTCTGTTTGCTACGACTGACCCACAAAAGTTACCAATTACGGTCATTTCACGTTGTTTGCAATTTACTCTACGACCTTTAGCTGTCGATGAAATTACCAGGCACCTTGGCGCTATTCTTGAAAAAGAGCAAATTAATGCCGATCAGGATGCAATTTGGCAAATTGCTGAATCTGCTCAAGGTTCATTACGTGATGCATTATCTTTAACTGACCAAGCCATTGCTTATGGTCAAGGTTCTGTACATCATCAAGATGTTAAAGAAATGCTTGGCTTGATTGATCGTACAATTATTTATGATTTGATTTTAGCGATTCATCAGAACCAACGTGAGAAAGTTAGTCAGCTTTTATTGCAATTTAGACATCAAGCGTTAGATGTTTCACTGGTGCTTGATCAGTTGATTTCGACATTGCATGAATTGGCAATTTTGCAATATCTACCTGATTTGAGTTTGAAATATAGCGATGAAATCAATCGCAAAATCATGCAACTGTCTAAGCTGATTTCTGCTCAAGATTTGCAGCTTTATTACCAAATCGCATGTAAAGGTCGTTCAGACTTGCAACTTGCCGTGACGCAAGAGCAAGGTTTTGAAATGTGCGTTTTACGTTTATTAGCATTCCGTCCTTTAGCGCCAAATGAAATTTTAGTATCAGAGCCTGTTCAACAAAATGGACAAGCAGTGATGAATCACCAAGTACAGCAACAAGTTCAAGATATTGCTCCTGTAAGTGCTGTTCAGCCTGTTGAAGTTATTAGTCAACCCGTTATGGTTGAACCTGAACCTGAACCTGAACCTGAACCTGAACCTGAACCTGAACCTGAACCTGAACCTGAACCTGAACCTGAACCTGAACCTGAACCTGAACCTGAACCTGAACCTGAACCTGAACCTGAACCTGAACCTCAGTCTAATCAGGATTTAATGGTATTTGATCCAAATCATCATGAGTTGATTGGACTTGAGTCAGCAGTTGTTCACGAGACTGTTAGTGTTCTGGAAGAAGATTTCATTCCGTTACCAGAACAAAAGTTTGTACAAGTTCAGGCAGAAACCCAAGCAAAACAAATTGAACCAGAATCAGCTTTTTCTGCTGAGCCTCAAGGTTTGTTTGAGACATCTAGCGCTGAATTTTCCCTTGATCAAGATGCGCCTATAACTCCTGATTTGTCTTCTGAACCTGTTATTGAACAACAGTCATTTGTACAAGCCGAAGTAATGGTTCAAACAGAAACAGTTGCAGTTGTGAAAGAGTCTAGCGAAACTGATAACGGGCAGCTGATGCCTCAAGATATCTTGAAGCTGGCTCCTCAAGTTTTAGAAGGTGAGTGGTCACTTGAAAAGTGGGAATATTGGTTTAGAAATAGTCAACTTTCACCCGCTGTTCAAGAACTTGCGCAGCATGGTGTGATGACTGGTGAAATTGGCGGCAATACTATTTTCCATATTCCTCAAGAATATGAAAATATGCTGACCCAATTGCAGCAAGGCCTTATTGATGCATTAAATGAGCAATGGCCGAATACTCAATTTACAGTTGAATATGGTGCTTTGAATACATCTACACCATATACCATTCAAAGTGCGCGTAAAGAAAAAGCTTTTCACCGAGCAGCCGAGCTGTTACAGCAACAGCCAGTTATTAAGAGTCTCATAGAAACTTTTGATGGCGAACTACAAAATATTCAATTAAAGCCTTAA